In Zonotrichia albicollis isolate bZonAlb1 chromosome 3, bZonAlb1.hap1, whole genome shotgun sequence, a single window of DNA contains:
- the CHRM3 gene encoding muscarinic acetylcholine receptor M3 isoform X1, giving the protein MVYTSPLPCPCLHADTVPVLFPKEEFTELQCLIQLAALMILTGPCRLCQRATMIMHNNSSSSLLLPNVSSFWKRDSHGPGLLDEAASLIGSYDFPQTTESFPFSTVESTNMTLNATSKDPLGGHTIWQVVLIAFLTGILALVTIIGNILVIVAFKVNKQLKTVNNYFLLSLACADLIIGVLSMNLYTTYIIMDHWALGSLACDLWLSIDYVASNASVMNLLVISFDRYFSITRPLTYRAKRTTKRAGIMIGLAWIVSFVLWAPAILFWQYFVGERTVPPDECFIQFLSEPIITFGTAIAAFYLPVTIMSILYWRIYKETEKRTKELAGLQASGSEAEAARFVHQTGSSRSCSSYELQRQNMKRSARKKYRRCHFWLTMKSWEPSTDQGDQEHSSSDSWNNNDAAASLENSASSDEEDIAAETRAIYSIVLKLPGHSAILNSTKLPSSEDLHESGDELQKSDTESKEKKPKKLHPPKGVQDGGNFQKSFTKLPVEPESEETTTASDGISSVTKTSTALPLSFKEATLAKKFALKTRSQITKRKRMSLIKEKKAAQTLSAILFAFIITWTPYNIMVLVNTFCSCIPKAFWNLGYWLCYINSTVNPMCYALCNKTFRNTFKMLLLCQCDKRKRRKQQYQQRQSAIFHKRIPREAS; this is encoded by the coding sequence ACTATGTCAGAGAGCCACAATGATCATGCATAATAACAGTTCATCCTCGCTCCTTTTACCGAATGTGAGCTCCTTCTGGAAGAGAGATTCGCATGGACCAGGACTCCTTGATGAAGCAGCATCACTCATTGGCAGCTATGATTTCCCTCAGACCACAGAGAGTTTTCCTTTCTCCACTGTGGAATCAACAAACATGACCCTCAATGCCACAAGCAAAGACCCTCTGGGTGGACACACTATCTGGCAAGTAGTTTTGATTGCTTTCCTCACTGGGATCCTTGCCCTGGTGACCATCATAGGAAACATCTTAGTGATTGTTGCATTTAAGGTTAACAAACAACTGAAAACAGTCAACAACTACTTCTTGTTGAGCCTTGCTTGTGCAGATTTGATCATCGGTGTTCTTTCCATGAATCTTTATACCACATACATCATCATGGACCACTGGGCTTTGGGAAGCTTGGCCTGTGACCTTTGGCTCTCCATTGACTATGTCGCCAGTAATGCCTCTGTCATGAACCTCCTCGTGATAAGTTTTGACAGGTATTTTTCCATCACTAGGCCACTGACATACAGAGCCAAACGAACAACCAAAAGGGCTGGGATAATGATTGGTTTAGCATGGATCGTCTCTTTTGTTCTTTGGGCCCCTGCCATCTTGTTTTGGCAGTATTTTGTTGGGGAGAGGACTGTGCCTCCTGACGAATGTTTCATCCAGTTTCTAAGTGAACCTATCATCACTTTTGGCACTGCCATAGCTGCCTTTTATTTGCCAGTCACCATTATGAGTATTTTGTATTGGAGGATCTACAAGGAGACGGAGAAGCGCACCAAAGAGTTAGCAGGGCTCCAGGCCTCAGGCAGCGAAGCGGAGGCGGCGCGCTTCGTGCACCAGACAGGCAGCTCCCGGAGCTGCAGCAGCTACGAGCTGCAGCGGCAGAACATGAAACGCTCCGCCCGAAAGAAATACAGACGCTGCCACTTCTGGCTCACAATGAAGAGCTGGGAACCCAGCACAGATCAGGGGGACCAGGAGCAtagcagcagtgacagctggAACAACAATGATGCTGCTGCCTCCCTTGAAAATTCAGCCTCCTCTGATGAAGAAGACATTGCTGCAGAGACCAGGGCCATCTATTCAATCGTGCTGAAGCTCCCTGGTCACAGTGCTATCCTCAACTCCACAAAACTACCCTCCTCAGAAGATTTGCATGAGTCAGGAGATGAACTGCAGAAATCCGACACAGAATCGAAGGAAAAGAAACCTAAAAAATTGCACCCTCCCAAAGGTGTTCAGGATGGTGGAAATTTCCAAAAGAGCTTTACTAAGCTTCCAGTTGAACCAGAATCAGAAGAGACAACCACAGCTTCTGATGGCATCTCATCAGTCACCAAGACATCGACAGCCCTGCCCTTGTCATTTAAGGAAGCAACCCTGGCAAAAAAGTTTGCCTTGAAGACCAGAAGTCAGATCACAAAACGGAAACGAATGTCACTtatcaaagaaaagaaagcagcacagacacTCAGTGCCATTTTGTTTGCCTTCATCATTACCTGGACCCCATATAACATCATGGTTCTGGTGAATACCTTTTGCAGCTGTATCCCCAAAGCTTTCTGGAACCTGGGGTATTGGCTTTGCTACATCAATAGCACGGTGAACCCCATGTGCTATGCACTGTGTAACAAAACATTCAGAAACACTTTtaagatgctgctgctgtgccagtgtgACAAACGAAAACGACGCAAACAGCAGTATCAGCAAAGGCAGTCTGCCATTTTTCATAAGCGGATCCCTAGGGAGGCTTCATAG
- the CHRM3 gene encoding muscarinic acetylcholine receptor M3 isoform X2, which yields MIMHNNSSSSLLLPNVSSFWKRDSHGPGLLDEAASLIGSYDFPQTTESFPFSTVESTNMTLNATSKDPLGGHTIWQVVLIAFLTGILALVTIIGNILVIVAFKVNKQLKTVNNYFLLSLACADLIIGVLSMNLYTTYIIMDHWALGSLACDLWLSIDYVASNASVMNLLVISFDRYFSITRPLTYRAKRTTKRAGIMIGLAWIVSFVLWAPAILFWQYFVGERTVPPDECFIQFLSEPIITFGTAIAAFYLPVTIMSILYWRIYKETEKRTKELAGLQASGSEAEAARFVHQTGSSRSCSSYELQRQNMKRSARKKYRRCHFWLTMKSWEPSTDQGDQEHSSSDSWNNNDAAASLENSASSDEEDIAAETRAIYSIVLKLPGHSAILNSTKLPSSEDLHESGDELQKSDTESKEKKPKKLHPPKGVQDGGNFQKSFTKLPVEPESEETTTASDGISSVTKTSTALPLSFKEATLAKKFALKTRSQITKRKRMSLIKEKKAAQTLSAILFAFIITWTPYNIMVLVNTFCSCIPKAFWNLGYWLCYINSTVNPMCYALCNKTFRNTFKMLLLCQCDKRKRRKQQYQQRQSAIFHKRIPREAS from the coding sequence ATGATCATGCATAATAACAGTTCATCCTCGCTCCTTTTACCGAATGTGAGCTCCTTCTGGAAGAGAGATTCGCATGGACCAGGACTCCTTGATGAAGCAGCATCACTCATTGGCAGCTATGATTTCCCTCAGACCACAGAGAGTTTTCCTTTCTCCACTGTGGAATCAACAAACATGACCCTCAATGCCACAAGCAAAGACCCTCTGGGTGGACACACTATCTGGCAAGTAGTTTTGATTGCTTTCCTCACTGGGATCCTTGCCCTGGTGACCATCATAGGAAACATCTTAGTGATTGTTGCATTTAAGGTTAACAAACAACTGAAAACAGTCAACAACTACTTCTTGTTGAGCCTTGCTTGTGCAGATTTGATCATCGGTGTTCTTTCCATGAATCTTTATACCACATACATCATCATGGACCACTGGGCTTTGGGAAGCTTGGCCTGTGACCTTTGGCTCTCCATTGACTATGTCGCCAGTAATGCCTCTGTCATGAACCTCCTCGTGATAAGTTTTGACAGGTATTTTTCCATCACTAGGCCACTGACATACAGAGCCAAACGAACAACCAAAAGGGCTGGGATAATGATTGGTTTAGCATGGATCGTCTCTTTTGTTCTTTGGGCCCCTGCCATCTTGTTTTGGCAGTATTTTGTTGGGGAGAGGACTGTGCCTCCTGACGAATGTTTCATCCAGTTTCTAAGTGAACCTATCATCACTTTTGGCACTGCCATAGCTGCCTTTTATTTGCCAGTCACCATTATGAGTATTTTGTATTGGAGGATCTACAAGGAGACGGAGAAGCGCACCAAAGAGTTAGCAGGGCTCCAGGCCTCAGGCAGCGAAGCGGAGGCGGCGCGCTTCGTGCACCAGACAGGCAGCTCCCGGAGCTGCAGCAGCTACGAGCTGCAGCGGCAGAACATGAAACGCTCCGCCCGAAAGAAATACAGACGCTGCCACTTCTGGCTCACAATGAAGAGCTGGGAACCCAGCACAGATCAGGGGGACCAGGAGCAtagcagcagtgacagctggAACAACAATGATGCTGCTGCCTCCCTTGAAAATTCAGCCTCCTCTGATGAAGAAGACATTGCTGCAGAGACCAGGGCCATCTATTCAATCGTGCTGAAGCTCCCTGGTCACAGTGCTATCCTCAACTCCACAAAACTACCCTCCTCAGAAGATTTGCATGAGTCAGGAGATGAACTGCAGAAATCCGACACAGAATCGAAGGAAAAGAAACCTAAAAAATTGCACCCTCCCAAAGGTGTTCAGGATGGTGGAAATTTCCAAAAGAGCTTTACTAAGCTTCCAGTTGAACCAGAATCAGAAGAGACAACCACAGCTTCTGATGGCATCTCATCAGTCACCAAGACATCGACAGCCCTGCCCTTGTCATTTAAGGAAGCAACCCTGGCAAAAAAGTTTGCCTTGAAGACCAGAAGTCAGATCACAAAACGGAAACGAATGTCACTtatcaaagaaaagaaagcagcacagacacTCAGTGCCATTTTGTTTGCCTTCATCATTACCTGGACCCCATATAACATCATGGTTCTGGTGAATACCTTTTGCAGCTGTATCCCCAAAGCTTTCTGGAACCTGGGGTATTGGCTTTGCTACATCAATAGCACGGTGAACCCCATGTGCTATGCACTGTGTAACAAAACATTCAGAAACACTTTtaagatgctgctgctgtgccagtgtgACAAACGAAAACGACGCAAACAGCAGTATCAGCAAAGGCAGTCTGCCATTTTTCATAAGCGGATCCCTAGGGAGGCTTCATAG